In one window of Scyliorhinus canicula chromosome 17, sScyCan1.1, whole genome shotgun sequence DNA:
- the LOC119952140 gene encoding importin subunit alpha-4-like yields the protein MRKQRNEITVELRKNKRDEHLLKRRNVPQEEDLDDFDIDGDFRVQSITLSGIVQGASSDNPMIQLSAVQAARKLLSSDRNPPIDDLINSGILPILVQCLERDENPSLQFEAAWALTNIASGTSAQTQAVVKASKC from the exons AATAAGCGAGATGAACACCTGCTAAAGAGACGAAATGTGCCccaggaggaggatcttgatgACTTTGACATTGACGGTGATTTCAGAGTT CAATCAATCACCTTGTCGGGGATTGTGCAG GGTGCTTCCAGTGACAATCCCATGATACAGCTCAGCGCAGTTCAAGCAGCCAG AAAGCTTCTGTCAAGTGACCGGAATCCCCCCATTGATGATTTAATCAACTCTGGAATTTTGCCGATCCTTGTGCAATGTCTAGAAAGAGATGAGAA CCCTTCACTCCAGTTTGAAGCAGCATGGGCATTGACCAACATAGCATCAGGAACATCAGCACAAACACAGGCTGTAGTCAAAGCTAGTAAGTGTTGA